From the genome of Virgibacillus proomii, one region includes:
- the rnhC gene encoding ribonuclease HIII: MSQLVYKFSANKIQQMKEFYTSFSLAPPPGAIFRAKTKDAVITAYKSGKVLFQGSSPEKEAANWLDEAQRVESKAKTIKQKPNHSYVPSPDLFNQNHIGTDEAGTGDYFGPITVAGVYLTETNMVQLKSEGVTDSKALTDKKIRELANTILTRKIPYASAILHNKKYNALQKQGWSQGKMKAMLHHHVIRQLLNKIGDTPNQGIIIDQFCEPAVYQKYLMSEKQTLAPSTFFLTKAESYSTAVAAASILARASFLNQMDKLSKQLGLELPKGAAPKVDRIIAKIIIEYGADILDSYAKVHFKNTKKAYAYL, from the coding sequence ATGTCTCAGCTTGTTTATAAATTTTCTGCAAATAAGATACAGCAGATGAAAGAATTTTATACTTCTTTCTCTTTGGCTCCACCACCAGGAGCAATATTCCGGGCAAAGACGAAAGATGCAGTGATTACTGCCTACAAATCAGGAAAAGTGTTATTCCAGGGCAGCTCACCTGAAAAGGAAGCAGCAAATTGGCTTGATGAAGCGCAAAGAGTGGAATCAAAAGCTAAAACAATAAAGCAAAAACCAAATCATTCCTACGTTCCAAGCCCTGACTTATTCAACCAAAACCATATTGGAACAGATGAAGCCGGTACAGGCGATTATTTCGGCCCTATTACGGTAGCTGGTGTGTATCTTACAGAAACAAATATGGTTCAACTGAAATCGGAGGGTGTAACAGATTCAAAAGCATTAACTGATAAAAAAATTCGTGAATTGGCCAATACCATTTTAACAAGGAAAATTCCTTATGCTTCAGCCATTCTGCATAATAAAAAATACAATGCATTGCAAAAGCAAGGGTGGTCACAAGGAAAAATGAAAGCAATGCTTCATCACCACGTGATTCGTCAGTTATTAAATAAAATTGGCGATACACCTAACCAAGGTATCATTATTGATCAATTTTGTGAACCGGCTGTTTATCAAAAATATTTAATGTCTGAAAAACAAACGTTGGCTCCTTCAACCTTTTTTTTAACAAAAGCTGAAAGTTATTCAACAGCCGTTGCAGCAGCATCTATTTTAGCTCGTGCCAGTTTTTTAAACCAAATGGATAAACTCTCCAAACAATTAGGGTTAGAACTGCCAAAAGGTGCTGCTCCAAAGGTAGACCGTATCATTGCAAAAATTATAATCGAGTATGGTGCAGACATATTGGATTCTTATGCAAAGGTTCATTTTAAAAATACAAAAAAAGCTTACGCATATTTGTAA
- the pheT gene encoding phenylalanine--tRNA ligase subunit beta, with the protein MFVSLNWLKNYVDIKDMDPKVLAEKITKTGIEVDGIEYVAEKSENVVVGYVESCEKHPNADKLHLCQVDVGDETLQIICGAPNVAQGQKVAVAKPGAVLPGNFKIKKAKLRGVESNGMICSLKELGIEEKYVPKDTADGIYVFPEDVTVGEPVESLLNLNDAILEFDLTPNRADCLSMLGVAYEVAAILDQPVQLPNPAPTMAEEAAQDFISVRVEAPEDNPYYGAFIIRDVTIKPSPLWMSNYLIAAGIRPINNVVDITNYVLLEYGQPLHAFDYDKLNSDQITVRRAKDKEVLVTLDEQERILSHDHLVITNGTEPIALAGVMGGLSTEVTDSTKNVLLEAAYFTGDVVTNAVKATGLRSESSTRFTKGVDPDRVKEAGIRACELLEKYAGATILSGIVEFDQLDRSEKQVEMDMHEMNRRLGTNLQTDDVKDVLKRLKFNYEQKNSMFIVYVPTRRGDIAIFEDMLEEVARIYGYDNLPYTLPDGVGQAGGLTERQQLIRNIKKLLEGAGLMESRTYSLISEETKDQLISPEVSEANYMPIQLALPMSEDHKYLRLSLLPEILRVLAYNKARNQLDLGYYEIGKTFLTQESVLTKQPDERLRLAGALTGNWLHHPWQQEKKQVDFYVVKGILERLFDYLGFSVEYKPFKHKDMHPGRTASLHLQGKTIGFLGQVHPRIQNQWDLKETYVFDINLEGLLAAYKPVTSYQEVPKYPSIGRDIAFVIDQSILADDIKKVIEEVGKPLVKDVSVFDVYEGENLEVGKKSVAYHIVYQHPEKTLTDDEIQASYDHIIDAVKEKYQAYIRS; encoded by the coding sequence ATGTTCGTATCATTAAATTGGCTAAAAAATTATGTGGATATTAAAGATATGGATCCAAAAGTATTGGCAGAAAAAATAACCAAAACAGGAATTGAAGTAGATGGTATTGAGTATGTTGCTGAAAAGAGTGAGAACGTAGTTGTTGGCTATGTGGAATCTTGTGAAAAACATCCAAATGCAGATAAGCTTCATTTATGTCAAGTAGATGTTGGAGATGAAACGTTACAAATTATATGTGGTGCACCTAATGTAGCTCAAGGACAAAAAGTAGCCGTTGCGAAGCCGGGAGCAGTACTTCCAGGAAATTTTAAAATAAAAAAAGCCAAATTGCGTGGTGTTGAATCGAATGGAATGATTTGCTCGTTGAAGGAATTAGGAATAGAAGAAAAATATGTACCAAAGGATACAGCAGATGGAATTTATGTATTTCCGGAAGATGTGACGGTTGGTGAGCCGGTAGAATCGTTATTAAACTTGAATGATGCTATTTTAGAATTTGATTTAACACCAAACCGAGCTGACTGTTTATCCATGCTGGGTGTCGCTTATGAAGTTGCTGCTATTTTAGATCAGCCGGTACAGTTGCCAAACCCTGCGCCAACAATGGCGGAAGAAGCTGCACAGGATTTTATTTCCGTCCGAGTGGAAGCACCCGAAGATAATCCATATTACGGAGCGTTTATTATTCGTGATGTGACGATTAAACCTTCCCCATTATGGATGAGTAATTATTTGATTGCTGCAGGAATTCGTCCGATTAATAATGTTGTAGATATAACGAATTATGTATTATTAGAATATGGTCAACCATTACATGCGTTTGATTATGATAAATTGAATTCGGATCAAATCACTGTTCGTCGTGCAAAGGATAAAGAAGTATTGGTAACCTTAGATGAACAAGAACGCATTTTGTCTCATGATCATTTAGTTATCACGAATGGAACAGAGCCCATTGCATTAGCTGGAGTTATGGGTGGACTGTCTACAGAAGTGACTGATTCTACGAAAAATGTTTTATTAGAAGCTGCATATTTTACAGGTGATGTGGTGACCAATGCTGTAAAGGCAACAGGGTTACGCAGCGAATCCAGTACCCGATTCACAAAAGGAGTTGATCCGGATCGAGTAAAGGAAGCAGGAATTCGTGCTTGTGAGTTATTGGAAAAATATGCAGGCGCAACTATTTTATCAGGTATTGTTGAATTCGATCAGCTTGATCGCTCTGAGAAACAAGTTGAAATGGATATGCATGAGATGAATAGACGTTTAGGAACAAATTTACAAACTGACGATGTAAAAGATGTGTTGAAACGCTTAAAGTTTAACTATGAACAAAAGAATTCTATGTTTATTGTATATGTACCAACACGTAGAGGTGACATTGCTATATTCGAGGATATGCTGGAAGAAGTGGCAAGAATATATGGGTATGATAATCTTCCTTATACCCTTCCAGATGGTGTTGGTCAAGCAGGCGGATTAACAGAAAGACAGCAATTGATTCGTAATATTAAAAAATTATTAGAAGGTGCGGGACTGATGGAAAGTCGTACGTATTCTCTAATCAGTGAAGAAACAAAGGATCAATTAATCAGTCCTGAGGTTAGTGAAGCAAACTATATGCCAATTCAATTAGCCTTACCGATGAGCGAAGATCATAAATATTTACGATTAAGTCTTTTACCAGAAATCTTACGAGTGCTTGCCTATAATAAAGCAAGAAACCAACTAGACTTAGGATATTATGAAATTGGTAAAACTTTTCTTACACAAGAGAGCGTCTTAACGAAGCAACCGGATGAGCGCTTGCGTCTGGCTGGAGCACTTACTGGAAATTGGCTTCATCATCCGTGGCAGCAAGAGAAAAAACAGGTGGATTTTTATGTGGTAAAAGGAATTTTAGAGAGATTATTTGATTATCTTGGCTTTTCTGTGGAGTATAAGCCATTCAAGCATAAAGATATGCATCCAGGCAGAACAGCATCCCTTCATTTACAAGGTAAAACGATTGGGTTTTTAGGGCAAGTACATCCGCGCATCCAAAACCAATGGGATTTAAAAGAAACGTATGTTTTTGATATCAACTTAGAAGGACTGTTGGCTGCCTATAAACCTGTAACATCTTATCAAGAAGTTCCAAAATATCCTTCGATTGGTCGGGATATTGCTTTTGTAATTGATCAAAGCATTTTGGCAGATGATATTAAAAAAGTAATTGAAGAAGTTGGAAAACCACTGGTAAAAGATGTTTCTGTCTTTGATGTATATGAAGGTGAAAATTTAGAAGTAGGGAAGAAGTCGGTTGCCTATCATATTGTTTATCAACATCCTGAAAAAACATTAACGGATGATGAAATCCAAGCTTCCTATGATCACATCATTGACGCTGTAAAAGAAAAATATCAAGCGTATATTCGTTCTTAA
- the pheS gene encoding phenylalanine--tRNA ligase subunit alpha, whose product MKDQLKAIEIEALEKINKTEDIKKLQDIKVAYLGKKGSLTSVLRGMGKLSKEERPVVGELANAVRQQITASLEEKIEKLEQIALEKQLEQEAIDVTLPGRPIKLGGPHLLTKIMEEIEDLFIGMGFEVREGPEVETDYYNFEALNLPKNHPAREMQDTFFITKDLLMRTQTSPVQARTMEAYGGNRPVKMISPGKVYRRDTDDATHSHQFTQIEGLYVDKHVRMSDLKGVLDIFAKKMFGNDRDIRLRPSFFPFTEPSVEMDISCKICQGKGCSICKGSGWIEILGAGMVHPNVLSRAGYDPNIYSGFAFGMGPERIAMLKYGVKDIRQFYTNDIRFLKQYHNA is encoded by the coding sequence ATGAAAGATCAATTGAAAGCAATTGAAATAGAAGCATTAGAAAAAATTAATAAAACAGAAGATATTAAAAAACTGCAAGATATTAAAGTAGCATATTTAGGGAAAAAGGGTTCCTTAACTAGTGTGCTCCGTGGAATGGGCAAATTGTCCAAAGAAGAAAGACCTGTTGTAGGTGAGTTAGCTAATGCGGTTCGTCAACAAATTACCGCAAGTTTAGAAGAAAAAATAGAAAAATTGGAGCAAATAGCATTAGAAAAACAATTAGAACAAGAAGCAATCGATGTAACGCTTCCTGGTCGGCCAATAAAATTAGGTGGACCGCATTTATTAACGAAAATTATGGAAGAGATTGAAGATTTGTTTATTGGAATGGGCTTTGAAGTAAGGGAAGGTCCAGAAGTAGAGACGGATTACTATAATTTTGAAGCCTTAAATTTACCGAAAAATCATCCCGCCAGAGAAATGCAGGACACATTTTTTATTACGAAAGATTTGCTAATGCGAACACAAACATCTCCTGTACAAGCAAGAACAATGGAAGCGTATGGAGGAAATAGACCGGTAAAAATGATCTCGCCAGGTAAAGTGTATCGTCGGGATACAGATGATGCAACTCACTCCCATCAATTTACGCAAATTGAAGGTTTATATGTAGATAAACATGTTCGAATGAGTGATTTAAAAGGAGTATTAGATATCTTTGCTAAGAAAATGTTTGGAAATGACCGGGACATTCGCTTACGTCCAAGCTTTTTCCCATTTACAGAGCCGTCGGTAGAAATGGATATTTCTTGTAAGATTTGTCAAGGAAAAGGCTGCTCTATTTGTAAAGGGTCTGGTTGGATTGAAATTCTAGGAGCTGGAATGGTGCATCCAAATGTGCTTTCTAGGGCCGGCTATGATCCGAATATTTATAGTGGTTTTGCATTTGGTATGGGCCCAGAACGAATTGCAATGCTTAAATATGGCGTAAAAGACATTCGTCAATTTTATACAAATGATATTCGCTTTTTAAAACAGTATCATAATGCGTAG
- a CDS encoding TrmH family RNA methyltransferase, whose protein sequence is MITSIKNDKVKMWKKLHKRKERMKTKTFLIEGFHLVEEALKSNWTIIEMIIQEGVEPPLLDKDIPIITVKSNVFQALSQTDTPQGVAAVVAMKQLVSTWSSAVLLIDAIQDPGNLGTIIRTADAAGFSEVILGDGTVDVFNDKAIRATQGSLFHIPIRQASLPDEIKLLQEAGFTVWASALEKAEVYTSLKPERKTALILGNEANGVQKELMSLADKRVTIPIYGKAESLNVSVAAGVLMYYLQA, encoded by the coding sequence ATGATTACTTCAATAAAAAATGATAAAGTAAAAATGTGGAAGAAATTACATAAACGCAAAGAACGAATGAAAACAAAAACTTTTTTAATTGAAGGCTTCCATTTAGTGGAAGAGGCACTTAAAAGTAATTGGACAATAATAGAAATGATAATCCAAGAAGGGGTTGAGCCGCCTTTATTGGATAAAGATATACCAATCATTACAGTAAAAAGTAATGTATTTCAAGCATTATCACAAACGGATACACCACAAGGAGTTGCTGCTGTTGTTGCGATGAAGCAACTAGTTAGTACTTGGTCTAGTGCTGTTTTATTAATTGATGCTATTCAGGATCCGGGCAATTTGGGAACGATAATTCGTACAGCAGATGCGGCAGGGTTTTCTGAAGTGATTTTAGGGGATGGAACAGTCGATGTTTTTAATGATAAAGCAATTCGAGCCACACAAGGCTCTTTATTTCATATTCCAATTCGACAAGCTAGCTTACCGGATGAAATAAAGCTATTGCAGGAGGCTGGATTTACGGTTTGGGCTTCTGCATTAGAGAAGGCGGAAGTTTATACAAGTCTAAAACCGGAGCGGAAAACAGCTCTTATTCTAGGCAATGAAGCAAATGGGGTGCAAAAGGAATTAATGTCTTTAGCGGATAAACGCGTTACTATTCCCATTTACGGCAAGGCAGAATCATTAAATGTTAGTGTAGCAGCAGGGGTTTTAATGTATTATCTTCAAGCATAA
- the sspI gene encoding small acid-soluble spore protein SspI: MDLNLRKAILSNIASNDQEQLEATIVDAVENGEEKMLPGLGVLFELIWKHTNEEEKQLMVEALEQGVKEATNQ, translated from the coding sequence TTGGATTTAAATTTACGAAAAGCTATCTTAAGTAACATTGCATCCAATGATCAAGAACAATTAGAGGCAACGATTGTCGACGCAGTAGAAAATGGTGAGGAAAAAATGCTTCCTGGTCTTGGTGTTTTATTTGAATTAATATGGAAACATACCAATGAAGAAGAAAAACAGCTAATGGTTGAAGCACTGGAGCAAGGTGTAAAAGAAGCTACTAATCAATAA
- a CDS encoding DUF6583 family protein, producing MEETQSQKKKLSPKALISIIIAAILLIGGGVAAYIFANVSDKQKYFLAEKNTMEFMTEQIEKRYEPELDWLEQSKEKPVETNYELSAESNMATEDLGMGEMDLSQYINNSTISLKHAADMKNKQMAGRFQADIGGIKVDGVEYYLTAEQFMLGLPFLDELLSVKGKNVGNLLYQLDPTTYTGEENIDFGTFFEGSLSEEDVEYIKKEYGEMIYDQLSDEAFKSEDETIKVHDQSLDTEKITMKLSEKKLKEMLKETVEKLQSDDKLKDLIRKQLELQAMGSSALDSDIDQVLKEFDTSLKEAKDGIDNLHIPNGLTSTIWVHDDVIAQRDFSVKLGPDKDQLVTFSIKGTHLLKEEKQQFNLDFGFEDSNNQDKMNVTGDLSWKDEKAKDSIKLTIEDLTLSYDGKESLKDGKRDFERTFSLKDPDGESGSIIWSGSSTYKDDKMNADHSFAFAPAVDSQHLFSLHAAVDGKTMDSVKIPKDDQTKDLGAMQAEELMQYFETEVGPKFEGWLVELLSASGNLAS from the coding sequence ATGGAAGAAACGCAATCTCAGAAAAAAAAGCTGTCGCCAAAAGCACTAATTAGTATTATTATTGCGGCGATACTACTAATCGGTGGTGGTGTGGCAGCATACATTTTTGCAAATGTATCAGATAAACAGAAATATTTCTTAGCAGAAAAAAATACGATGGAATTTATGACTGAACAAATAGAAAAGCGATATGAGCCTGAACTAGATTGGTTAGAGCAATCAAAGGAAAAACCTGTTGAAACAAATTACGAACTGTCAGCAGAATCGAATATGGCGACAGAAGATCTTGGTATGGGAGAAATGGATTTATCCCAATATATTAACAACTCAACTATTTCATTAAAACATGCAGCAGATATGAAAAATAAACAAATGGCTGGGAGATTTCAAGCAGATATTGGCGGCATTAAAGTTGATGGCGTTGAATATTATTTAACTGCAGAACAATTCATGCTTGGCTTACCATTTCTTGATGAATTGCTTTCTGTTAAAGGAAAAAATGTGGGTAATCTACTGTATCAATTAGATCCGACGACATATACAGGTGAAGAAAACATTGATTTTGGTACTTTTTTTGAAGGCTCACTCTCTGAAGAAGATGTCGAATATATAAAAAAAGAATATGGCGAAATGATTTATGACCAACTTTCTGATGAGGCATTTAAATCAGAAGACGAAACAATTAAAGTTCATGATCAATCTTTAGATACAGAAAAAATCACGATGAAATTAAGTGAAAAAAAGCTGAAAGAAATGCTTAAGGAAACTGTCGAAAAATTACAATCAGATGATAAGCTAAAAGATCTTATCCGCAAACAATTAGAACTACAAGCAATGGGTAGTTCAGCACTTGATAGTGACATCGATCAAGTACTGAAGGAATTTGATACATCCTTAAAAGAAGCAAAGGATGGAATAGATAATCTACACATTCCAAATGGTTTAACATCAACGATTTGGGTACATGACGACGTTATTGCCCAGCGTGATTTTAGTGTAAAACTAGGGCCTGATAAAGATCAGCTTGTTACGTTTAGTATAAAGGGAACACATCTCCTAAAAGAGGAAAAGCAACAATTTAACCTTGACTTTGGTTTTGAAGATTCAAATAACCAAGATAAAATGAATGTAACAGGAGATCTATCTTGGAAAGATGAGAAAGCTAAAGATTCTATTAAACTAACAATTGAAGATCTTACCCTCTCCTATGATGGTAAAGAATCATTAAAAGATGGGAAACGAGATTTTGAAAGGACGTTCAGTTTAAAAGACCCTGATGGTGAAAGTGGTAGTATTATTTGGAGTGGTTCATCTACTTATAAAGATGATAAAATGAATGCTGATCACAGCTTTGCATTTGCACCCGCTGTGGATAGCCAGCATCTATTTTCGCTACACGCTGCTGTTGATGGAAAAACTATGGATAGCGTGAAAATCCCGAAAGATGATCAAACAAAAGATCTAGGAGCAATGCAGGCGGAAGAGTTAATGCAATACTTTGAAACAGAGGTTGGACCTAAGTTTGAAGGTTGGTTAGTTGAGTTGCTGTCAGCTAGTGGCAATCTGGCATCTTAG
- a CDS encoding ABC transporter permease: MHFARITLLLIKNNVLQLRRKWLTLPLVLLFPFIIIGLLATIIVTFVTPNERSPIQVGLVNLDQSKETKLLVDMMDEASQLGTYIQLSAMDETVAIEKLETDELSTYIVFPEGFTANLYQGIPVTLPIIGNPNQPIQSQMVKTLIESVTRHIRASQANVLTINNYAKQLPINDQERNDLVFEQFKEFVFYTIGRKQLFQEEKIINQATANPISYYSLASWFIIFTIWLLIIYNFLYQDLSPRLKQRLTLYGVHPLQQILAKLLVTLGFVTIISYFFLFLVIELFHWDIHLMDSIRIIIVTILYSTCFLFSIAMVEVLIASHRLRLLTQIGFTMMVLLLSGALFPTIYLPLNVQNLLSYIFSSEALYWLQEVVLNDRLFVDYIPLLTMTGGGFFLLLSMALGKERICQ; the protein is encoded by the coding sequence ATGCATTTCGCAAGAATAACTTTACTATTAATTAAAAATAATGTATTGCAGCTCAGGAGGAAGTGGCTAACACTTCCTCTTGTTTTGCTATTTCCCTTTATCATTATTGGCTTATTAGCTACGATTATCGTAACATTCGTTACTCCAAACGAACGGTCTCCGATTCAAGTAGGTCTCGTTAATTTGGATCAATCAAAGGAAACAAAGCTTCTGGTTGATATGATGGATGAGGCTTCTCAACTTGGAACTTACATTCAATTAAGTGCCATGGATGAAACAGTAGCAATTGAGAAGTTAGAAACAGATGAACTCAGTACATATATCGTATTTCCAGAAGGCTTTACAGCGAATCTTTACCAGGGAATTCCCGTAACCTTACCGATTATTGGTAACCCCAATCAACCGATTCAAAGTCAAATGGTAAAAACACTAATCGAAAGTGTAACCAGACATATTCGAGCTTCTCAAGCAAATGTATTAACCATTAACAACTATGCGAAACAACTTCCTATTAATGATCAAGAGCGAAATGATCTGGTATTTGAACAATTTAAGGAGTTTGTTTTTTATACGATCGGCAGGAAACAACTTTTCCAGGAAGAGAAAATTATTAATCAAGCTACAGCGAATCCAATTTCATACTATAGTTTAGCAAGTTGGTTTATCATTTTTACGATCTGGCTGTTAATCATTTATAATTTCCTATATCAAGATTTGTCACCACGACTAAAACAACGTCTAACTTTATATGGCGTTCATCCTTTACAGCAAATCCTTGCCAAGTTATTGGTTACCCTTGGCTTTGTTACGATAATAAGCTACTTTTTCTTATTCTTGGTCATTGAATTATTCCATTGGGATATTCATCTGATGGATTCAATAAGGATAATTATCGTTACAATCTTATATAGTACTTGCTTTCTATTTAGTATTGCAATGGTTGAAGTGCTTATTGCTTCTCATCGATTACGTTTACTAACACAAATTGGCTTTACGATGATGGTTCTATTATTAAGTGGTGCGCTTTTCCCGACGATTTATCTACCTTTGAATGTACAGAATCTATTAAGCTACATCTTTTCATCTGAAGCGCTGTACTGGCTCCAAGAAGTAGTATTAAACGATCGCTTATTTGTTGACTACATTCCTTTACTTACAATGACCGGGGGAGGATTTTTTCTTCTTTTAAGCATGGCACTAGGAAAGGAGCGCATCTGTCAATGA
- a CDS encoding ABC transporter permease translates to MKAIIQTRFLHWKHQFPALLFWLVLPIGVILGFNYAVTAIQADSKVPVGIVIEDKSTTARELVDKMNEAPFIRVKQLDKEQALQQLEKHELDSVFIIKEGYEKQVNSGSRNRLLTSYQSDLSFAYTPVSEMIASFVQKDTGRAKTAYTILQLEEQLTTNTHWNIEEIITTSKEIEAEQDLLKASFQFKGQAKTNETNLKLWDHWGLWALFSTLATFFLFDWLVKETRSSVRTRFAFIRFSYKTYALLNLLVYTVLLFVIDLAAAFIFSYVFGEAINLSRIAAIVSFRLMINGFAFLLAISMKQIVAYYSLSLVITLLLALTSGAIIPIDGLPFLSVLHPLVPFLNGIFHNIWLYMVVLIICLWYGRKENQYA, encoded by the coding sequence ATGAAAGCTATTATCCAAACTCGCTTCTTACATTGGAAACATCAATTTCCTGCTTTGCTATTTTGGCTGGTCTTACCCATAGGGGTTATACTTGGTTTTAACTATGCTGTAACAGCTATTCAAGCAGACAGCAAAGTTCCTGTGGGAATTGTAATAGAGGACAAGTCAACTACAGCTAGAGAACTGGTGGATAAAATGAACGAAGCTCCATTTATCCGTGTTAAGCAATTGGATAAAGAGCAAGCATTGCAGCAATTGGAAAAACATGAATTAGATAGTGTATTTATTATTAAGGAAGGCTATGAGAAACAAGTTAACAGCGGTAGTCGTAATCGTTTACTAACAAGCTATCAATCGGATTTATCTTTTGCCTATACACCTGTATCGGAAATGATTGCTTCCTTTGTACAAAAAGATACTGGTCGTGCTAAAACCGCTTATACTATTCTACAATTAGAAGAGCAATTGACGACGAATACGCATTGGAATATAGAAGAAATCATTACAACAAGCAAAGAAATAGAAGCAGAGCAAGATTTATTAAAAGCTAGTTTTCAATTTAAAGGCCAAGCAAAAACCAATGAAACGAATTTAAAATTATGGGATCATTGGGGATTATGGGCATTATTTTCCACCTTGGCAACTTTTTTCTTATTTGACTGGCTAGTAAAGGAAACTCGTTCTTCCGTGCGGACCCGTTTTGCATTTATTCGTTTTTCTTATAAAACATATGCTTTATTAAATCTTCTAGTATATACAGTCTTGTTGTTCGTTATCGATTTAGCAGCTGCTTTTATCTTTTCTTATGTCTTTGGAGAAGCCATTAATCTTTCACGAATTGCTGCAATCGTTTCATTCCGACTCATGATTAACGGATTCGCTTTTTTGCTTGCAATAAGCATGAAACAAATTGTTGCGTATTATAGCTTATCACTCGTAATTACATTGTTGCTTGCATTAACGAGTGGAGCCATTATTCCAATAGATGGATTGCCATTTTTAAGTGTGCTTCATCCCCTTGTACCATTTCTAAATGGAATATTTCACAATATTTGGCTATACATGGTCGTACTAATTATTTGTTTATGGTATGGAAGAAAGGAGAACCAATATGCTTAA
- a CDS encoding ABC transporter ATP-binding protein has translation MLKVDNITKAYHKKPIITNLSFTVQPGEIIGLVGENGAGKSTLLQMLATLQPPTVGNICLYDWTYKKNRKQVRRHIGFVPQDIAIWENFTVRENMLFFEKLSWKKKSEKQLEQLCLDMNLDRWNDKVQTLSGGMKRKLNLAISLIHDPDLLLLDEPTVGIDLKSKKEISFYLQKLAIDNQKMIVYTSHDMDEIKGLCTRVLCIGKDPFYKDLLQQAGKEIASF, from the coding sequence ATGCTTAAAGTGGACAATATTACAAAGGCTTATCATAAAAAGCCAATTATTACAAACCTTTCTTTTACCGTTCAACCAGGTGAAATCATTGGCTTAGTAGGAGAAAATGGTGCGGGAAAATCTACTTTATTACAAATGCTCGCTACGTTACAGCCGCCGACTGTAGGAAATATTTGTTTATACGATTGGACTTATAAAAAAAATCGGAAGCAAGTACGACGTCATATCGGTTTTGTCCCACAGGATATCGCGATTTGGGAAAACTTCACGGTAAGAGAAAATATGTTGTTTTTTGAGAAATTATCTTGGAAAAAGAAGTCAGAAAAACAATTGGAACAGCTATGCCTTGATATGAATTTAGACAGGTGGAATGACAAGGTACAAACATTGTCAGGAGGAATGAAACGAAAGTTGAATTTAGCAATCAGTCTTATTCATGATCCGGACCTTCTTCTATTAGATGAGCCGACTGTAGGAATTGATTTAAAATCTAAAAAAGAGATTAGCTTCTACTTGCAAAAATTAGCTATAGATAACCAAAAAATGATCGTCTATACTTCCCATGATATGGATGAAATAAAGGGATTATGTACACGTGTGCTCTGTATTGGCAAAGATCCATTCTATAAAGATCTGTTACAACAGGCTGGGAAAGAGATTGCAAGTTTTTAA
- a CDS encoding lytic transglycosylase domain-containing protein, with protein sequence MEIRNLQQMMQYEAMSVLSSGSSGFSSHSPMIDLAFRQLLQEQINKANELQAYSPLTPQKHTYTPVRSIAATESDSNIDSLIRNAAVKYQIDEKLIRSVIQAESNFNPYAKSSAGAQGLMQLMPATARALGVSNPLDPAQNINGGVSYLSQMIRRYNGNTELALAAYNAGPGNVDKYQGVPPFRETQNYVKKVMTNYLA encoded by the coding sequence ATGGAGATTAGAAATTTGCAGCAAATGATGCAATACGAAGCAATGTCTGTGCTTTCATCTGGTTCGAGCGGATTTTCCAGTCACTCTCCAATGATCGATCTCGCATTCCGACAGTTGCTCCAAGAGCAAATAAACAAAGCAAATGAACTACAGGCATATTCACCATTAACTCCACAAAAGCATACATATACACCTGTTCGTTCAATAGCTGCAACTGAATCAGACAGTAACATTGATTCCTTAATCCGTAATGCTGCAGTAAAATATCAAATCGACGAAAAATTAATACGTTCTGTCATCCAAGCAGAATCTAACTTCAATCCATATGCTAAGAGCAGCGCTGGTGCTCAAGGATTGATGCAATTGATGCCTGCAACTGCCAGAGCCTTAGGTGTCTCTAATCCATTGGACCCTGCGCAAAATATCAATGGTGGTGTTAGTTACTTAAGTCAAATGATTCGTCGTTACAACGGAAATACGGAGCTTGCTTTAGCTGCCTATAATGCAGGTCCAGGAAATGTCGATAAATATCAAGGTGTTCCACCGTTTAGAGAAACGCAAAATTATGTTAAAAAAGTAATGACCAATTATTTAGCGTAA